TCTGCGCAGCTTCCTGTGCAGAGAAGGAGCATTGCGTGAGCACTTGTGGATTGATTACTCCCTGTATGGAGCTCATAAGCATACGGATCAAGACTTGCTCATGAATCTCGGGACGAAAGATGTTCTCATTGCGAGCCTGCACGATCATGGCGACAAGTTTGCTCACGATGTGTTCCTCCCGGAATTTGTCGAGCTCTCGCCATATCAATGGTGCGTTGCGTTGAACATCAGCCAGCCCTTCCTTCCGAAGGCGGCTGATGTACTTCCCCATTGTCACCATAGCTTCAGCCAGTTTCTCTGCGAAGGGCTTATCGGAAGAAGAGATGCGCTCCAGCTCCCACCCAGCGGAGCGCATCATCGTATGCAAGGAGGCTCTCAACAGCTCCTCCTTGCTTGGATAAAACTTGTAGAGTGTCTTCTTGCTTATCCCGAGGTCGGATGCTATCTCGTCAAGCGTCACTTTGCTGAACCCTCTGGAAAGAAACGCATCCCGGGCATGTTCCAGCACTCTCTCTCTCACCTCAAGATTATTCGTCATTTGCTAGCATACGGATACCAATTGAGTATTTAAGGTTTCCACTGGTGCTTATCGCATACTATACATATCGTTATGGAGTCACTATGTTGGTATTTGAGAAACTAATATCGTGTCTTACGTTTCCAATATAGATAATCGGAGAAGGTATGTCAAGCGAAATTTTCCTGCATCCGTCGCCTGTTGGTCTTGTCTCAATTTCACGGCCACTTCTGCATTGATGAGATTGGCACTACCCTGTCGCAAGCGCATGTACCGAACTCTATTGGCAAGAGGCTGAGGAGGGGATGATTCTACGGGAGGCGAGTTCGGAGACAACATGGTCGAACGCTGAGCGAAGGCCTGGAATCAGAGCAGAGGTTTCCCCGCGTCCGGTTACAAATCAATCTGACCGGGAGTCAAGTTTGTCAGGAACTCGAGCCAGGTCAATTCTTGGACGAACGAAGATCGGGACTCCGCCTCAACGAAGCGAATTCACCCATGAGCGTCCGAACCATCGATCATCATCTCCGGCACAATCCTGACAAACGTATCATGACGAGCCGCCTGCTCAAACCCGCTATCAATAGGCATTTCAGGCGTATGACTTCCAGGAGCCTTCCACTGACATTTTTCGCATACACAGGTTCTTGCCACTGGCAACGAGACGGTTGCAACATGCTATTATGCGGAATAGTAGGATCGAGTGTGTCGGCAAGAATGCAAAAACCCTGGCTATCATACCGATGCCAGGGTTTCTTCAATTCATTGAGGTGTGTTTTCGAAGCGATCGTTCCAGTAGGCGTGCTGGTGCTCGATCACCCGCACCAGCGACTAGTGCACAACTGCACCGAACATGTTATGCATGTGGAGGCGCGAGTTCGCGCAAGGCCTTCGCCCCTTCGCTCCCCAAAACGAATTCAAACTCCTCGGCACAAAGATCCAGCACCGATACAGTTCCACCGGGAATCATGCTGCAACACTCAGGCCGATTCGCAAGATCAGGATCATCAATTGTCAGAACACCGCCATCGATCGTGACCGGGAATGCGAAGCAGAAGAATGGTTTCAGCATGTCCTTCGGCAGTCCCTCCTCCATCGCTGCCGTCTGAAGGACACAGCGTCCGTCATGCTTCAGAAACACGCAGCCTTTCTCGGTCGTTTGAGTCCCCGTCCCCTTGCCGGACGGATAATCGGCATCTTCTTCCACTTCGACATCGAACCATGCGGCCGGATCTTTGATCTGCCCAGGTTCCATATGCCGATGGATAAGGTCAACATGATGCAGGATGTTGTCACGCTCCTCGATGTCGAGCAGGACCCCTCCCGCGCAACAGGTCGCATTGCAGTTGATCATCGAACAGCCGTGCTGGAACCTTGAGTTAAATACGACCGGGTCGACCTTCAAGGCGGGGATATGCGCAAGCTTGTGTGTGCGAAGTATCGGGTAGCTGCTGTCTGCCATCGATTCCTTTTCAATTGAATTGTGATAGGGTTGTGAGTCTTGACGCTTAGACCATCCCGTGACGATTCGACGGGCTATTGTTGATCCAACCGGCGCTTGATCTCGGTAAGTTTCTGCAATGCTTCCAGCGGGGTCATATTCTCGACATCCAGTTTTCGAATCTCCTCGCGAAGCCGTTCATCTTTCACTTCGAAAAGCGTCATCTGGATATCCGGAGGAGGTGTGCGGCCTTTGATCTGCCTCCCGCTCGAATACACGTTGAGGTCAGACTCCTCGAGATTCTTCAGGATTTTCTTTGCCCTGTCGGTCACTTCCTCGGGAAGCCCGGCCATCTGGGCAACCTGAATACCATACGAGTGGTCAGCAAATCCCGGGACCACTTTGTGGAGAAAGAGAACCTTGTCACCGTACTCCCGCACATCAACTTTGTAGTTCTTGATGCGGGGGAAGATATCCGCGAGTTCGTTCAGCTCGTGATAGTGCGTCGCAAAGAGCGTTTTCGCACCGATCCGGGTGTGCAGGTACTCCGTCAAGGCCCACGCGATGCTGATCCCGTCAAATGTGCTCGTCCCGCGTCCCACCTCGTCAAGCAGGATCAATCCGCGGCTCGTGGACGTGTTGACGATCGTCGCGGCCTCGTGCATTTCCACCAGAAACGTGCTCTCTCCGGACGCAATGTTGTCGCTCGCCCCAACCCTCGTATAGATCCGGTCCACCAGACCAATCTTGGCTTCGGCTGCCGGAACAAAGCTGCCGATTTGTGCGAGAAGTACGATCAGGCCGACCTGCCGGAGGTAACTTGATTTGCCGCTCATGTTTGGACCTGTGATAATCAGGATTTGATCCGATTCGGTGTCCATGAGCGTGTTGTTGGCCGTATAGCGCTCTCCCGGCGGGAGCAGCCGCTCGATCACCGGATGCCGCCCCTCCCTGATCTCCAGCCTGGTTGAATCATCAACTTCCGGACAGACGAAGTTACTCTCGACAGCGACATCCGCAAGAGCGACGAAGCAATCGAATGTCGCAAGGAGCCGGGCGTTGTCCAGAATTGAGGCGGAGTACTCGGCAATCGAAATTCGGATATCACTGAAAATCCGCGTTTCAAGGGCAAGGATCTTTTCTTCGGCGTGAAGGACTTTCTCTTCGTATTCCTTCAGATCTGGCGTGATATACCGCTCGGCATTCGTCAGGGTTTGCTTTCGGATATAGTCCGCCGGTATCTTGTCCTTATGCGTATTCGTGATCTCGATGTAGTATCCGAACACATTGTTGTACCCCACCTTCAACGAAGGGATTCCGGTCCTCTGACGCTCTTTCGCCTGAAGTTTCGCGATCCAATCCTTTCCGCTGAAGGCGATCGTCCGGAGATCATCAAGTTCCTTGCTGTATCCCACCCTGATCACTCCTCCTTCGACGAGAGCAAGAGGCGGATCTTCTTCGATCGCGTCGTGAAGAAGTTTGACCAGAGGATCAAGAGGATTCAATGCGGCGTGCATCTCCGCAAGCGTTGGCGACTTTAACAAGCCCACGTGCTGTTTCACAGAAGGGATGAAAGTCAGCGACCGTTCGAGTTGCTTCAGTTCCCGGGGGTTTGCGCGTCCAGTCGCGATGCGCGCAACCAGCCGCTCAAGATCGCCCACCTGCCCCAGCACATCCCGGAGGTCGCTCCGCACGCTGTCGTTGCCGAACAGTTCTTTCACTGCGTCGAGCCGGCGGCGAATCGATTCCAGTTTCTTCAGCGGACGATTGACCCATGCCTTCAACAGCCGCCCTCCCATCGCAGTCTGAGTCCGATCCAGAACCGCGAACAATGTCCCATCCGATTGTCCGGAAAGCGAAGCCGTAATCTCGAGGTTGCGTTTCGTGGAAGCGTCCAGCACCATATAGTCGCTGGTGTCGAAGGGAGTCACTTTCCTGAGGTGCGGCAGATTCGCCTTCTGCGTTTCCTGGAGGTAGTGCATGACGGCGCCGGCCGCGACCAGACCTGTCTTCAGATGCTCAACACCGAAGCCCTTGAGCGATTGCGTCTTGAAGTGGTTGACCAGGATCTCGTAGCTGTAGTCTCCGTTGTAGACCCAATCCTCCACCTTCGTATACAAGCCCCTGAACTTATCACGGAGAATGCTCTCGAGTGTCTCGAGGTCTCTTTTCTGGACGAGAAGCTCAGAAGGCTGCAAGACATGAATCTGATCGGCGAGGTTCCTGAACGGGAACTCTGTGACACCAAATTCCGCCGTTGAGACGTCGATAAACGCAAATCCGATCATCTCATCCCCCTGAGCCAGCGGAGACGGAAGTGCGACAGCGGCGAGATAGTTGTTCTGTTTCTGCTCCAGGACTTTGTCAGAGAATGAGACACCCGGCGTCACGACCTCAACGACATCCCGCTTCACAAGACCGACCGCAAACCTCGGGTCTTCCATCTGTTCGCAGATCGCAACCCGATGTCCGGCTTTGAGGAGTTTTGGAAGGTACGCGTCGAGAGCGTGGTAGGGAAATCCCGCGAGGGGCACCTCACCCGCCGCGCCGTTCCCGCGCTTGGTGAGTGTTATGCCGAGCACCCTCGCAGCGGTCTTCGCGTCTTCTTCAAAAGTCTCATAGAAGTCCCCCATCCGGAACAGGAGAATCGTGTCGGGGTGTTTCGCTTTGACCTGCTGGTATTGTTTCATTAATGGTGTAGCCATATCCCTCATCGGGCGAGAACCAGGGTTCTCTATCCCTCAAATTCCGTTTCCAGGGAAACTGTTCCGGTCAATCCGTCAATCCGCACGTGAAGGACATTGGGGCGGCAGCAGATTTCGCAGTCTTCCACGTAGTCTTGGGCCGATCCGGCCGTAGGATCCACAAGAGTCTCATTTTCCTCGCCGCACACGGCACAGCGATACGTACCAATTGACCCTTCGTTCGTCATTCTCCTGAAAGATACAGAAACTTCGAGACCGAGACAACCGTCTTC
This genomic window from Ignavibacteriales bacterium contains:
- a CDS encoding TetR/AcrR family transcriptional regulator — encoded protein: MTNNLEVRERVLEHARDAFLSRGFSKVTLDEIASDLGISKKTLYKFYPSKEELLRASLHTMMRSAGWELERISSSDKPFAEKLAEAMVTMGKYISRLRKEGLADVQRNAPLIWRELDKFREEHIVSKLVAMIVQARNENIFRPEIHEQVLIRMLMSSIQGVINPQVLTQCSFSAQEAAQNILKVLFEGALTDAARKEFHVFDKPTEFV
- a CDS encoding DUF3109 family protein; the protein is MADSSYPILRTHKLAHIPALKVDPVVFNSRFQHGCSMINCNATCCAGGVLLDIEERDNILHHVDLIHRHMEPGQIKDPAAWFDVEVEEDADYPSGKGTGTQTTEKGCVFLKHDGRCVLQTAAMEEGLPKDMLKPFFCFAFPVTIDGGVLTIDDPDLANRPECCSMIPGGTVSVLDLCAEEFEFVLGSEGAKALRELAPPHA
- the mutS gene encoding DNA mismatch repair protein MutS; the encoded protein is MATPLMKQYQQVKAKHPDTILLFRMGDFYETFEEDAKTAARVLGITLTKRGNGAAGEVPLAGFPYHALDAYLPKLLKAGHRVAICEQMEDPRFAVGLVKRDVVEVVTPGVSFSDKVLEQKQNNYLAAVALPSPLAQGDEMIGFAFIDVSTAEFGVTEFPFRNLADQIHVLQPSELLVQKRDLETLESILRDKFRGLYTKVEDWVYNGDYSYEILVNHFKTQSLKGFGVEHLKTGLVAAGAVMHYLQETQKANLPHLRKVTPFDTSDYMVLDASTKRNLEITASLSGQSDGTLFAVLDRTQTAMGGRLLKAWVNRPLKKLESIRRRLDAVKELFGNDSVRSDLRDVLGQVGDLERLVARIATGRANPRELKQLERSLTFIPSVKQHVGLLKSPTLAEMHAALNPLDPLVKLLHDAIEEDPPLALVEGGVIRVGYSKELDDLRTIAFSGKDWIAKLQAKERQRTGIPSLKVGYNNVFGYYIEITNTHKDKIPADYIRKQTLTNAERYITPDLKEYEEKVLHAEEKILALETRIFSDIRISIAEYSASILDNARLLATFDCFVALADVAVESNFVCPEVDDSTRLEIREGRHPVIERLLPPGERYTANNTLMDTESDQILIITGPNMSGKSSYLRQVGLIVLLAQIGSFVPAAEAKIGLVDRIYTRVGASDNIASGESTFLVEMHEAATIVNTSTSRGLILLDEVGRGTSTFDGISIAWALTEYLHTRIGAKTLFATHYHELNELADIFPRIKNYKVDVREYGDKVLFLHKVVPGFADHSYGIQVAQMAGLPEEVTDRAKKILKNLEESDLNVYSSGRQIKGRTPPPDIQMTLFEVKDERLREEIRKLDVENMTPLEALQKLTEIKRRLDQQ